One Nocardioides luti DNA window includes the following coding sequences:
- a CDS encoding ABC transporter permease subunit, giving the protein MSSLLSFTILGLFTGAAYAIAASGLVLTYTTTRVFNIAHGAFGMVMAFTFWDFSQRQGMPTWLALVLVLGVVAPGTGWFIQRFVTRGLGEGPVSVALVVTVGLFVGCIGLAQQIWPPAARTVPPFLPASGFQVGGTYVTAHQVITIVLSVVVALLLYLLLNRTRIGTAMRASVDNPELLKLFGGKPQQVASLSWAIGTSLAALAGILLVPIIGLDYYALTLLVINAYAAAMLGRLKSLPLTFVGAMGLGILQSFAVAYLPTQGALSNIRAVVPALFLFVVIVLMPQAQLRIGQVKGIVSAPLPSLTRALGWGAALVVLAALLAAGFSQANLLLVGTAATYAMVMLSLVLLTGYGGHVSLAQFTFAGVGALAYAKLDQPNLYGLLLSALIAAAVGALVALPVLRLTGLYLALSTLAFGVLMDKMIFQADYAFGYNGTVKADRLSILGASIDSTGAYVVVMVGFFVLMGLGLLALRRGALGRLLIAMRDSPQACGTLGLDLRWFRVGLFGVSAGMAGLAGGLFAGLRGTIGAADFQFFNSLPLLLLAVVFGVTSVTGAALGGVGLMLLPVFQSGNPSLAGAIFAVIGFGAVALGRDPNGLANLVFGLGRRLDRRFGDDLRARIPLVGARGTAPAAPGSDGSVEVPLSRIEGRAPAPAPVPATAPVPGPAKEVPAHVAP; this is encoded by the coding sequence ATGAGCTCGCTGCTGTCCTTCACGATCCTGGGTCTCTTCACCGGGGCGGCGTACGCCATCGCCGCGAGCGGCCTCGTGCTGACCTACACCACCACGCGGGTCTTCAACATCGCGCACGGGGCGTTCGGCATGGTCATGGCCTTCACGTTCTGGGACTTCAGCCAGCGCCAGGGCATGCCGACGTGGCTGGCGCTCGTCCTCGTGCTCGGGGTGGTGGCGCCCGGCACCGGCTGGTTCATCCAGCGGTTCGTCACCCGCGGGCTCGGCGAGGGCCCGGTCAGCGTGGCGCTCGTCGTCACCGTCGGTCTGTTCGTCGGCTGCATCGGGCTGGCCCAGCAGATCTGGCCGCCGGCGGCGCGCACCGTGCCGCCCTTCCTGCCCGCCAGCGGCTTCCAGGTCGGCGGCACCTACGTCACCGCGCACCAGGTGATCACGATCGTGCTGTCCGTCGTGGTCGCGCTGCTGCTCTACCTCCTGCTCAACCGCACCCGCATCGGCACGGCCATGCGCGCCTCGGTCGACAACCCCGAGCTGCTCAAGCTCTTCGGCGGCAAGCCGCAGCAGGTCGCCTCGCTCTCGTGGGCGATCGGCACCTCGCTCGCGGCGCTCGCCGGCATCCTGCTCGTGCCGATCATCGGGCTCGACTACTACGCCCTCACGCTGCTCGTCATCAACGCGTACGCCGCCGCGATGCTCGGCCGGCTCAAGAGCCTGCCGCTCACCTTCGTCGGCGCGATGGGGCTCGGGATCCTGCAGTCCTTCGCGGTGGCCTACCTGCCGACCCAGGGCGCGCTCTCCAACATCCGGGCCGTCGTCCCGGCGCTGTTCCTCTTCGTGGTGATCGTGCTGATGCCGCAGGCGCAGCTCCGCATCGGCCAGGTCAAGGGCATCGTCTCCGCGCCGCTGCCGTCGCTCACCCGGGCGCTGGGCTGGGGTGCCGCGCTCGTCGTCCTCGCGGCGCTGCTCGCGGCCGGCTTCTCGCAGGCCAACCTGCTGCTGGTCGGCACCGCGGCGACGTACGCCATGGTGATGCTGTCGCTGGTCCTGCTCACGGGGTACGGCGGCCACGTCTCGCTCGCGCAGTTCACGTTCGCCGGGGTCGGCGCGCTGGCCTACGCCAAGCTCGACCAGCCGAACCTCTACGGGCTGCTGCTCTCCGCGCTGATCGCCGCGGCCGTCGGCGCCCTGGTGGCGCTGCCGGTGCTCAGGCTGACCGGGCTCTACCTCGCGCTCTCGACGCTCGCCTTCGGCGTGCTGATGGACAAGATGATCTTCCAGGCCGACTACGCCTTCGGCTACAACGGCACCGTCAAGGCCGACCGGCTCTCGATCCTCGGGGCCTCGATCGACTCGACGGGCGCCTACGTCGTGGTCATGGTCGGGTTCTTCGTGCTGATGGGGCTGGGCCTGCTGGCGCTGCGTCGCGGGGCGCTCGGCCGGCTGCTGATCGCGATGCGCGACAGCCCGCAGGCCTGCGGCACCCTCGGCCTGGACCTGCGCTGGTTCCGCGTCGGGCTCTTCGGTGTCTCGGCCGGGATGGCCGGGCTGGCGGGCGGCCTCTTCGCGGGGCTGCGCGGCACCATCGGCGCCGCCGACTTCCAGTTCTTCAACAGCCTGCCGCTGCTGCTCCTCGCGGTCGTCTTCGGCGTCACCTCCGTGACCGGGGCCGCGCTCGGCGGCGTCGGCCTGATGCTGCTGCCGGTCTTCCAGAGCGGCAACCCGTCCCTGGCGGGCGCGATCTTCGCGGTCATCGGCTTCGGCGCCGTCGCGCTCGGTCGCGACCCCAACGGTCTCGCCAACCTGGTCTTCGGGCTGGGACGCCGGCTCGACCGCCGCTTCGGCGACGACCTGCGGGCGCGGATCCCGCTGGTGGGCGCCCGGGGGACCGCACCGGCCGCCCCCGGGTCCGACGGCTCCGTCGAGGTGCCGCTGAGCCGGATCGAGGGCCGAGCCCCTGCTCCCGCCCCGGTCCCCGCCACCGCGCCCGTCCCCGGCCCCGCGAAGGAGGTGCCCGCCCATGTCGCTCCTTGA
- the rlmB gene encoding 23S rRNA (guanosine(2251)-2'-O)-methyltransferase RlmB yields MAGNSQRKGAIKKSGKGNPTVGSGGRVRRGLEGRGPTPKAKDRPNHKVYKQVNKVDKSAAARPKRRATGHTDAEWIAGRNSVVEALREGVPVTGVYVAEGAERDGRLREAFKLAAEKGLTLLEVTRNEMDRMTSGAVHQGLAARIPSYEYAHADDLIGFAEANGEQPLIVALDQVTDPRNLGAVVRSAAGFGAHGVVIPERRAAGMTASAWKTSAGAAARIPVAQTVNMVRQLKAYQDAGCMVVGLAADGDVALPDFELADGPLVLVVGSEGNGLSRLVAETCDQLLSIPMANQLESLNAGVAASVTLYAIAQARA; encoded by the coding sequence ATGGCTGGCAACTCGCAGCGCAAGGGCGCGATCAAGAAGAGCGGCAAGGGCAACCCCACCGTCGGCTCCGGCGGCCGGGTCCGTCGCGGGCTCGAGGGCCGCGGCCCGACGCCCAAGGCCAAGGACCGCCCGAACCACAAGGTCTACAAGCAGGTCAACAAGGTCGACAAGTCCGCCGCCGCCCGCCCGAAGCGGCGCGCGACCGGGCACACCGACGCCGAGTGGATCGCCGGGCGCAACTCCGTCGTCGAGGCGCTGCGCGAGGGGGTGCCGGTGACCGGGGTGTACGTCGCCGAGGGCGCCGAGCGCGACGGCCGCCTGCGCGAGGCCTTCAAGCTGGCCGCCGAGAAGGGGCTCACGCTCCTCGAGGTCACCCGCAACGAGATGGACCGGATGACCAGCGGGGCCGTGCACCAGGGCCTGGCCGCGCGCATCCCGTCGTACGAGTACGCCCACGCCGACGACCTCATCGGCTTCGCCGAGGCGAACGGCGAGCAGCCGCTGATCGTCGCGCTCGACCAGGTCACCGACCCGCGCAACCTCGGTGCCGTCGTGCGCAGCGCGGCCGGCTTCGGCGCCCACGGCGTCGTGATCCCGGAGCGCCGCGCGGCCGGCATGACCGCCAGCGCGTGGAAGACCAGCGCCGGCGCGGCCGCCCGGATCCCGGTGGCCCAGACGGTCAACATGGTCCGCCAGCTCAAGGCCTACCAGGACGCCGGCTGCATGGTCGTCGGCCTCGCGGCCGACGGCGACGTCGCGCTGCCGGACTTCGAGCTGGCCGACGGCCCGCTCGTGCTCGTGGTCGGCTCCGAGGGCAACGGCCTCTCGCGCCTGGTCGCCGAGACCTGCGACCAGCTGCTGTCGATCCCGATGGCCAACCAGTTGGAGTCGCTCAACGCCGGGGTGGCCGCGTCGGTGACGCTCTACGCGATCGCCCAGGCGCGCGCCTGA
- the cysS gene encoding cysteine--tRNA ligase: protein MTFRLFDTATREVRDFVPLEEGKAGLYVCGLTVQSEPHVGHVRSAVNFDVLQRWLRHTGHEVTFIRNVTDIDDKILTKAAEQGRPWYNLAYVMKGELDKAYAALNVAPPTYEPAATGHVPEMIELIGTLIGRGHAYAAEDGSGDVYFDVRSWPQYGELTRQGIDDMEAAEDADPRGKRDPRDFALWKGWKKATEPETAAWPSPWGPGRPGWHIECSAMAGKYLGHAFDIHGGGVDLRFPHHENEQAQSRAAGHPFASYWMHNAWITTAGEKMSKSLGNSLLIPNVLERFRGIELRYYLVAAHYRSHVEFSFEALEEAAVGFRRIEGFLERASEVLGGLGAGSDATPAGMPCADFVTAMDDDLGTPAAVAAIHEVAREGNKLLAAGDSAALRGTAGSVLAMLDVLGLSPYDVAWTSEAGKNDQKLTAAVDALVRGLLDQRAQARAAKDFAAADAIRDQIKAAGIEVEDTPNGPKWSLEAGNN, encoded by the coding sequence GTGACCTTCAGGCTCTTCGACACCGCGACCCGCGAAGTCCGTGACTTCGTCCCCCTCGAGGAGGGGAAGGCCGGCCTCTACGTCTGCGGTCTCACGGTCCAGAGCGAGCCCCACGTCGGTCACGTCCGCTCGGCCGTCAACTTCGACGTGCTCCAGCGCTGGCTGCGCCACACCGGCCACGAGGTGACGTTCATCCGCAACGTCACCGACATCGACGACAAGATCCTCACCAAGGCCGCCGAGCAGGGCCGCCCCTGGTACAACCTCGCCTACGTCATGAAGGGCGAGCTCGACAAGGCGTACGCCGCCCTGAACGTCGCCCCGCCGACGTACGAGCCCGCCGCCACCGGCCACGTCCCCGAGATGATCGAGCTGATCGGCACGCTGATCGGCCGCGGGCACGCCTACGCCGCCGAGGACGGCTCCGGCGACGTCTACTTCGACGTGCGGAGCTGGCCGCAGTACGGCGAGCTGACCCGTCAGGGCATCGACGACATGGAGGCCGCGGAGGACGCGGACCCGCGCGGCAAGCGCGACCCCCGCGACTTCGCGCTGTGGAAGGGCTGGAAGAAGGCCACCGAGCCCGAGACCGCCGCCTGGCCGAGCCCGTGGGGCCCCGGTCGCCCCGGCTGGCACATCGAGTGCTCGGCGATGGCCGGCAAGTACCTCGGCCACGCCTTCGACATCCACGGCGGCGGCGTCGACCTGCGCTTCCCGCACCACGAGAACGAGCAGGCCCAGTCCCGCGCCGCGGGGCACCCCTTCGCGTCGTACTGGATGCACAACGCATGGATCACCACCGCCGGCGAGAAGATGAGCAAGTCGCTCGGCAACTCGCTGCTGATCCCCAACGTGCTGGAGCGCTTCCGCGGCATCGAGCTGCGCTACTACCTCGTCGCCGCGCACTACCGCAGCCACGTCGAGTTCAGCTTCGAGGCGCTGGAGGAGGCCGCGGTCGGCTTCCGCCGGATCGAGGGCTTCCTCGAGCGCGCCTCCGAGGTGCTCGGCGGTCTCGGAGCGGGCTCCGACGCGACCCCCGCCGGGATGCCGTGCGCCGACTTCGTCACCGCGATGGACGACGACCTCGGCACGCCCGCGGCCGTCGCCGCGATCCACGAGGTCGCCCGTGAGGGCAACAAGCTGCTCGCGGCCGGCGACTCGGCCGCGCTCCGCGGCACCGCCGGCTCGGTGCTGGCCATGCTCGACGTCCTCGGCCTCTCGCCGTACGACGTCGCGTGGACCAGCGAGGCCGGCAAGAACGACCAGAAGCTCACCGCCGCCGTGGACGCCCTCGTCCGCGGCCTGCTCGACCAGCGCGCCCAGGCGCGCGCGGCGAAGGACTTCGCCGCCGCCGATGCGATCCGCGACCAGATCAAGGCCGCGGGCATCGAGGTCGAGGACACCCCGAACGGACCCAAGTGGTCACTGGAAGCAGGCAACAACTGA
- a CDS encoding ABC transporter substrate-binding protein, which translates to MLERRVRPDRRGATRRGSLALSAGVAVLSLVLAACGSQLDPGTVAQVNGGAAGAQGGTVPGGDGSGTQADGTAPGSTGGGAGSSTTGGGGTTGGDGGGGGGSAPTGDGANAPTGQTKAGGCDGFKNGPGITDSTITIGNSSDISGPVPGLFEQSQDAVKAYVAYFNQTSDICGRKLALKAYDSRTDASADQQAYTKACDETFAMVGSMSAFDSGGAGAAEGCGLPDIRTAAVTGDRDSCGTCFGAQSTNAAEFENAVPDYVKKNFPDAAAHAAMLYINAGAAAENGKIQAEAMGRRGMHFDYVQGIDVSEFNYAPYVQQMKDKGVNYVQMIASPAQFVRLAQAMQQQGFDPDVFMLDPTAYSPDYVENGGDAAEGTTVFVNFTPFEEASSNKEEQLYLSWLQQVKPGAKPGFFGLFAWSAARLFVQQATALGGKLTRDAMVQSVSKVDDWTANGLHSPQHVGSKHTGDCWRFLQLKGGKWTPVGGTKYACNGVTTVN; encoded by the coding sequence ATGCTCGAGCGTCGTGTGCGTCCGGACCGTCGGGGAGCGACCCGTCGGGGGTCGCTCGCCCTGTCCGCGGGGGTGGCGGTGCTGTCCCTGGTGCTCGCCGCCTGCGGCTCCCAGCTCGACCCCGGCACGGTGGCGCAGGTCAACGGCGGCGCGGCCGGTGCGCAGGGCGGCACGGTGCCCGGCGGCGACGGCTCCGGCACCCAGGCCGACGGGACCGCCCCCGGCAGCACCGGCGGCGGCGCCGGCAGCAGCACGACCGGCGGTGGCGGCACCACCGGCGGTGACGGCGGCGGGGGCGGCGGCAGCGCCCCGACCGGCGACGGCGCCAATGCGCCGACCGGCCAGACCAAGGCGGGCGGCTGCGACGGCTTCAAGAACGGCCCCGGCATCACCGACTCCACGATCACGATCGGCAACTCCTCCGACATCTCCGGCCCGGTGCCCGGCCTCTTCGAGCAGAGCCAGGACGCGGTCAAGGCGTACGTCGCCTACTTCAACCAGACCAGCGACATCTGTGGCCGCAAGCTGGCCCTCAAGGCCTACGACAGCCGCACCGACGCCTCGGCCGACCAGCAGGCCTACACCAAGGCCTGCGACGAGACCTTCGCGATGGTCGGCTCGATGTCGGCCTTCGACTCCGGCGGCGCCGGTGCCGCCGAGGGCTGCGGCCTGCCGGACATCCGCACCGCCGCCGTCACCGGCGACCGGGACTCCTGCGGCACCTGCTTCGGCGCCCAGTCGACCAACGCCGCCGAGTTCGAGAACGCCGTCCCGGACTACGTGAAGAAGAACTTCCCCGACGCCGCGGCCCACGCCGCGATGCTCTACATCAACGCGGGCGCGGCGGCCGAGAACGGCAAGATCCAGGCCGAGGCGATGGGCCGGCGCGGGATGCACTTCGACTACGTGCAGGGCATCGACGTCTCGGAGTTCAACTACGCGCCGTACGTCCAGCAGATGAAGGACAAGGGCGTGAACTACGTCCAGATGATCGCGTCGCCCGCGCAGTTCGTCCGCCTCGCCCAGGCGATGCAGCAGCAGGGCTTCGACCCCGACGTCTTCATGCTCGACCCCACGGCGTACAGCCCCGACTACGTCGAGAACGGCGGCGACGCCGCCGAGGGCACCACGGTGTTCGTGAACTTCACGCCGTTCGAGGAGGCCTCCAGCAACAAGGAGGAGCAGCTCTACCTCTCCTGGCTCCAGCAGGTGAAGCCCGGCGCCAAGCCCGGCTTCTTCGGCCTCTTCGCGTGGTCCGCGGCGCGGCTCTTCGTCCAGCAGGCCACGGCGCTGGGCGGCAAGCTGACCCGCGACGCGATGGTCCAGAGCGTCAGCAAGGTCGACGACTGGACGGCCAACGGCCTGCACTCGCCGCAGCACGTGGGGTCCAAGCACACCGGCGACTGCTGGCGCTTCCTGCAGCTCAAGGGCGGGAAGTGGACGCCGGTCGGCGGCACGAAGTACGCCTGCAACGGCGTCACGACGGTGAACTGA
- a CDS encoding GNAT family N-acetyltransferase — protein MVSPDPAPARTSRTTRHLTVEDFEQSLKLGGEAFGVMPAGATPPTPAGSVAPGRHTWGTFEGDRLLARVVGREFHSWFGGARVATCGVAGVTVVAEHRGDGLLAPLLRELLVEAAGSGEVVSTLFPTAPGIYRGLGYEVVGAKDTVEIRTADLERVRRPERTTVRRATTADFDAVRHVYDTWAAAQNGPLTRSGPSFAADAEEFVDSFTGVTLAEEDGKVVGFASWDRGQGYDATSTIEVSDLLGLTADATRALWRVLGSFGAVTGHVHLETSGDDVARLVLPTAGWRLVESRSYMLRVLDVAGAFTARAFGIDADVTFAVAGDPLGMLDGDYRLVTAPAGGPTRCERVDAPDGVPTFTPQGLALAYAGAQGCGSLRLAGHLTGPDHHDATLDALLGGRRVHIRDYF, from the coding sequence ATGGTCTCGCCCGATCCCGCACCCGCCCGCACGAGCCGCACCACCCGCCACCTGACCGTCGAGGACTTCGAGCAGTCGCTGAAGCTGGGCGGCGAGGCCTTCGGGGTGATGCCGGCCGGGGCGACGCCGCCGACGCCGGCCGGCTCGGTCGCGCCGGGGCGGCACACCTGGGGCACCTTCGAGGGGGACCGGCTGCTGGCGCGGGTGGTGGGGCGGGAGTTCCACTCCTGGTTCGGCGGCGCCCGGGTCGCGACGTGCGGGGTGGCGGGCGTGACGGTCGTCGCCGAGCACCGCGGCGACGGCCTGCTGGCCCCGCTGCTCCGCGAGCTGCTCGTGGAGGCGGCGGGTAGCGGCGAGGTCGTCTCGACGCTGTTCCCGACGGCGCCGGGGATCTACCGCGGGCTGGGCTACGAGGTCGTGGGCGCCAAGGACACCGTCGAGATCCGCACCGCCGACCTCGAGCGGGTCCGGCGACCCGAGCGGACGACCGTGCGCCGGGCGACCACCGCCGACTTCGACGCCGTGCGGCACGTCTACGACACCTGGGCGGCGGCGCAGAACGGGCCGCTCACCCGCAGCGGGCCGTCGTTCGCGGCCGACGCCGAGGAGTTCGTCGACTCGTTCACCGGCGTCACGCTGGCGGAGGAGGACGGCAAGGTCGTGGGCTTCGCGAGCTGGGACCGCGGTCAGGGGTACGACGCCACGTCGACGATCGAGGTGAGCGACCTGCTCGGGCTGACCGCGGACGCGACGCGGGCGCTGTGGCGGGTCCTCGGCTCGTTCGGCGCGGTGACCGGCCACGTGCACCTCGAGACCTCGGGCGACGACGTCGCGCGGCTGGTGCTCCCGACGGCCGGGTGGCGGCTGGTCGAGTCGCGGTCCTACATGCTGCGCGTGCTCGACGTCGCCGGCGCCTTCACGGCCCGCGCGTTCGGCATCGACGCCGACGTCACCTTCGCGGTCGCGGGCGACCCGCTAGGGATGCTCGACGGCGACTACCGCCTGGTGACCGCGCCCGCCGGCGGTCCCACCCGCTGCGAGCGGGTCGACGCGCCCGACGGCGTACCGACCTTCACGCCGCAGGGCCTCGCGCTGGCCTACGCCGGCGCGCAGGGTTGCGGCAGCCTGCGGCTGGCCGGCCACCTCACCGGCCCCGACCACCACGACGCGACGCTCGACGCCCTCCTGGGCGGGCGCCGGGTGCACATCCGCGACTACTTCTGA
- a CDS encoding metallophosphoesterase — protein sequence MRPTLRRATVLRATAYAAVWLLVTLAAFPLLFLVSSRTVVLASHDAVLRPNLTGQVVVHTGPVLPDFRRDSGHRIGVDIRLGKTEAQSTDELVQRYAYIASQPEGQVAKVREALADMAYAAAVRAAVIGLLPVLVWLLVGRRRRRELLVRSRSPGGLVAAATVALLVIGVWEPWTDEEDTVEEQRPWTSLATFLGPEVRLPDEVQGIEVRGDVTTQQTRRLVESAIATYDKSKQFYATAARQAANLGLRVPEPGDTVVTLVSDRHDNIGMDAVARAIGDAGGATATFDAGDDTSSGKSWEAFSLDSVTAAFDDLDRWGVAGNHDNGTFVRRYLADRGWRMLDGEAVDGPGGSTLLGVDDPRASGLGAWREETGLSFEEVGSRLSDVACDSDERVATILVHDANLAREALARGCADLVVGGHLHVQVGPTRVVGSNGEAGYSYTTGTTGGAAYAIAVGSKPKREAEVTLITYRDGRPVGLQPVTLQTNGVFEVGDYVPLHLAGDAQK from the coding sequence GTGCGCCCGACCCTGCGGCGCGCGACGGTGCTCCGCGCCACGGCGTACGCCGCGGTGTGGCTGCTGGTCACGCTCGCGGCGTTTCCGCTGCTGTTCCTGGTGAGCAGCCGCACCGTGGTGCTGGCCAGCCACGACGCGGTGCTGCGGCCGAACCTGACCGGCCAGGTCGTGGTGCACACCGGTCCGGTCCTGCCGGACTTCCGCCGCGACTCCGGGCACCGGATCGGGGTCGACATCCGGCTCGGCAAGACCGAGGCGCAGTCGACCGACGAGCTGGTTCAGCGCTACGCCTACATCGCCAGCCAGCCCGAGGGGCAGGTCGCGAAGGTGCGCGAGGCGCTGGCGGACATGGCGTACGCCGCCGCCGTCCGGGCCGCGGTGATCGGCCTGCTCCCGGTCCTGGTCTGGCTGCTCGTCGGGCGGCGTCGTCGCCGCGAGCTGCTTGTCCGCAGCCGCAGCCCCGGCGGGCTCGTCGCGGCCGCGACGGTCGCACTGCTGGTGATCGGCGTGTGGGAGCCGTGGACCGACGAGGAGGACACCGTCGAGGAGCAGCGGCCCTGGACGTCGCTGGCCACCTTCTTGGGCCCGGAGGTCCGGCTGCCCGACGAGGTGCAGGGCATCGAGGTGCGCGGCGACGTGACCACCCAGCAGACCCGTCGCCTGGTCGAGAGCGCGATCGCGACCTACGACAAGAGCAAGCAGTTCTACGCGACCGCCGCCCGCCAGGCCGCGAACCTCGGCCTCCGCGTGCCCGAGCCCGGCGACACCGTCGTCACGCTGGTCTCCGACCGGCACGACAACATCGGCATGGACGCCGTGGCGCGCGCGATCGGCGACGCCGGCGGTGCGACGGCGACCTTCGACGCCGGTGACGACACGTCCTCGGGCAAGAGCTGGGAGGCGTTCTCCCTCGACTCCGTCACCGCCGCCTTCGACGACCTCGACCGCTGGGGCGTCGCCGGCAACCACGACAACGGCACGTTCGTACGCCGCTACCTCGCCGACCGCGGCTGGCGGATGCTCGACGGCGAGGCCGTGGACGGGCCGGGCGGCAGCACCCTGCTCGGCGTCGACGACCCGCGTGCGAGCGGTCTGGGCGCGTGGCGCGAGGAGACCGGGCTCAGCTTCGAGGAGGTCGGCAGCCGGCTCTCCGACGTCGCCTGCGACAGCGACGAGCGGGTCGCCACGATCCTCGTCCACGACGCCAACCTCGCCCGCGAGGCGCTCGCCCGCGGCTGCGCGGACCTGGTGGTCGGCGGCCACCTCCACGTGCAGGTCGGCCCCACGCGCGTCGTCGGCAGCAACGGCGAGGCGGGGTACTCCTACACCACCGGCACGACCGGCGGCGCGGCGTACGCCATCGCCGTGGGGAGCAAGCCCAAGCGCGAGGCCGAGGTCACGCTGATCACCTACCGCGACGGCCGACCGGTCGGGCTGCAGCCGGTGACGCTGCAGACCAACGGGGTCTTCGAGGTCGGGGACTACGTCCCGCTGCACCTCGCCGGCGACGCTCAGAAGTAG
- a CDS encoding acyl-CoA dehydrogenase family protein: protein MATTVDRLLPTDEAEALLELTRQIATKELAPQVAELEEQGTFPAEAYALLGKSGLLSLPFAEEHGGGAQPYEVYLQVVEEIATAWPSVGVGTSVHSLTASVVAANGSSELCATWLPRMLSGDWLGAYCLSEPQAGSDVSGIRTKAVRDGDAYVVTGTKQWISNGSCADYYILFARTSEDAKRGLSAFVVPADTAGMSFGAPEKKMGLACDVTTQVLFDGARIPADQLIGEEGAGMKVALSALDAGRLGIAAVATGIAQSALAHAVAYAGERRQFGQAIGQFQGLQFLLADMAADVERARATYLHAARLKDAGRPFSRQASIAKLTATDAAMKVTTDAVQVLGGNGYTRDYPVERLFRDAKVTQIFEGTNQIQRMVIGRDLLR from the coding sequence ATGGCCACCACCGTCGACCGACTGCTGCCCACCGACGAGGCCGAGGCGCTCCTGGAGCTGACCCGGCAGATCGCGACCAAGGAGCTGGCGCCGCAGGTCGCCGAGCTCGAGGAGCAGGGCACCTTCCCTGCGGAGGCCTACGCCCTGCTCGGCAAGTCGGGGCTGCTGAGCCTCCCGTTCGCCGAGGAGCACGGCGGCGGCGCGCAGCCCTACGAGGTCTACCTCCAGGTCGTCGAGGAGATCGCGACGGCGTGGCCCAGCGTCGGCGTCGGCACCAGCGTGCACTCGCTGACCGCGTCGGTCGTCGCGGCCAACGGCAGTTCCGAGCTGTGCGCGACGTGGCTGCCGCGGATGCTGTCGGGCGACTGGCTCGGCGCCTACTGCCTCTCCGAGCCGCAGGCCGGCTCCGACGTGAGCGGCATCCGGACCAAGGCGGTGCGGGACGGCGACGCGTACGTCGTCACCGGCACCAAGCAGTGGATCAGCAACGGCTCCTGCGCCGACTACTACATCCTCTTCGCCCGGACCTCCGAGGACGCCAAGCGCGGCCTCTCGGCGTTCGTCGTCCCGGCCGACACGGCCGGGATGAGCTTCGGCGCCCCCGAGAAGAAGATGGGGCTGGCCTGCGACGTCACCACCCAGGTGCTCTTCGACGGTGCCCGGATCCCCGCCGACCAGCTGATCGGCGAGGAGGGCGCCGGCATGAAGGTCGCGCTCTCCGCGCTCGACGCCGGTCGTCTCGGCATCGCCGCGGTCGCCACGGGCATCGCCCAGTCGGCGCTGGCCCACGCGGTCGCGTACGCCGGGGAGCGGCGGCAGTTCGGGCAGGCGATCGGCCAGTTCCAGGGCCTGCAGTTCCTGCTCGCCGACATGGCCGCGGACGTCGAGCGCGCGCGGGCGACGTACCTCCACGCCGCCCGCCTCAAGGACGCCGGCCGTCCCTTCTCCCGCCAGGCCTCGATCGCCAAGCTCACCGCCACCGACGCCGCCATGAAGGTCACGACCGACGCGGTCCAGGTGCTCGGCGGCAACGGCTACACGCGCGACTACCCCGTCGAGCGGCTCTTCCGCGACGCCAAGGTGACCCAGATCTTCGAGGGCACCAACCAGATCCAGCGCATGGTGATCGGGCGCGACCTCCTCCGCTGA
- a CDS encoding ABC transporter ATP-binding protein, translated as MSLLEIDDVVVQFGGVTAVDGASFAAGAGRITGLIGPNGAGKTTCFNVISGLQRPTKGAVRFDGRTVTSMPVHRRSKRGMGRTFQRLEAFGSLSVRDNVRVAFDIHRGVTGLVRPAAANVDALLERVGIAAYARERADAIPTGTARLLELARCLAGDPKMLLLDEPSSGLDEAETDAFGELLAGLAAEGRGILMVEHDMDLVMTVCDEIHVLDFGRVIASGAPADIRSDRRVQEAYLGYSEDAADDAEASTGDADPADTRHDLPPVAAELSEVPR; from the coding sequence ATGTCGCTCCTTGAGATCGACGACGTCGTCGTGCAGTTCGGCGGCGTGACCGCCGTGGACGGTGCGTCGTTCGCCGCCGGGGCGGGCCGGATCACCGGGCTGATCGGCCCGAACGGCGCCGGCAAGACGACCTGCTTCAACGTGATCAGCGGGCTGCAGCGCCCCACCAAGGGAGCCGTCCGCTTCGACGGCCGGACCGTCACCTCGATGCCGGTGCACCGCCGCTCCAAGCGGGGGATGGGGCGCACCTTCCAGCGGCTCGAGGCGTTCGGCTCGCTGAGCGTCCGCGACAACGTCCGGGTCGCCTTCGACATCCACCGCGGGGTGACCGGCCTGGTGCGACCCGCCGCCGCGAACGTCGACGCCCTCCTCGAGCGGGTCGGCATCGCGGCGTACGCCCGGGAGCGCGCCGACGCCATCCCCACCGGCACCGCCCGCCTGCTCGAGCTGGCCCGCTGCCTGGCCGGCGACCCGAAGATGCTGCTGCTCGACGAGCCGTCCTCGGGCCTCGACGAGGCCGAGACCGACGCGTTCGGCGAGCTGCTCGCCGGTCTCGCGGCCGAGGGTCGCGGGATCCTCATGGTCGAGCACGACATGGACCTGGTGATGACGGTCTGCGACGAGATCCACGTCCTCGACTTCGGGCGCGTGATCGCCTCGGGGGCGCCCGCCGACATCCGCTCCGACCGGCGGGTCCAGGAGGCCTACCTCGGCTACTCCGAGGACGCCGCCGACGACGCCGAGGCCTCGACCGGGGACGCCGACCCGGCCGACACCCGCCACGACCTGCCGCCGGTCGCGGCCGAGCTCTCGGAGGTGCCGCGATGA